From Aegilops tauschii subsp. strangulata cultivar AL8/78 chromosome 5, Aet v6.0, whole genome shotgun sequence:
TCATCAACACGATCTATGACACGGGTCACAAAATAGTTTCCAGTCACAAACTCATCCATTTGTATGTTTTCACATTATGATGAACAAATCACAAAATCATGTCTAAACACAAAACAACTCAAGCAAAACTGAAGCATAAAGGGAAATTGGCAGTCTTGATTGCATACCTGGGGTAGGGATCCGGCTTGATCCAAGCCATGGTGGAAGCACACATGGTACAAGAGAAAGGTACAGGTACTCCTCTTCAAGCGGAGAGGCCCCTGTCACCTTGCCGTTGTGCATGTCCACCACCACGACGTGCTCGCCGACCTTGAGGTAGATGGCATTGGCGTTGAGCGGGTCAAGCACCGCGATCTGTGGCGCCGCCTGCGTTGAGTTCTCCTGCCATGGGTAGCCTCCATCCGCCAAGACCTGCCTGAGCGCCACCTGGTGCTCCAGTGTCCAGCCGCTGCCCTCGTCGCCGTCGAGCGCAAAGGAACTGAGCAGGAACGGGTCGTGAGGAGAGACCTCGGCGTAGCGCAGTCGCCCCTCGCTTACGCCGATGCGCCGGTGCTTGGCCACCTCCTCCTTGAACATCACCTTGTCCTCGAGCTCCCTAAAATCTCCGTCATTTGTACTTGCGCGCGCAGGGAGCACGCTGCCGCTGGGCAGCTCCACGAAGCGGGTCTCCGGCCAGTCGCCGAACGGGTCAACGGACATGGCGCCAAAGGTGAGGTCGACCCACCACAGGCGGCCGCCGAAGGCAACCGTCTCCTGGTTCACCTCCATCTGGCGCCGGAGCAGCGGTCCGCGCGGTACGCCCATCACCGTCCTCCACTCCCCTTCATCCGAGAGAAACCGCTCGAAGGCGGCGCCATCGAAGATGAGCTCGGCGACGGCGAACCTGTCAGGCGGCCCGTTCCCGAGCCCGGCATCCGCCTGCGTGAGGAGACCCATGTGGTGGAAGACGAGGGTCCTCCTGGAGCCGCCGATGTCGGGCAGGCGGAGCATCTGGCCGGTGAGGGGGTTGCAGACGAAGCGGTGAATTTCGGGGTCCCCCGTCAGATCCCAGGTGGTGCAGGGGCCCTCGGCTCGGTGGTCGTGGTAGCTgaggaggaggtggccgtcgCCGCTGGCGGCGTCGACGGTGCCGAAGAGGAGCTGGACGACGTTGCCGCCGAGGTGATGGAGGACGTTGCTGCTGCCCGCGCTGGGGCGTTGGCTGGGGTCGATGAGATGCGCCGGGGCGGAGACGCGGGAGACGGCCGGGGGCTCGACGGGGCGGAAGCACGCGCCCGGGGCCGACGACGACCTGTCGACCCTTGTCGTGCGGTCGATGACGGCCCATGGCGGGTGCGAGGAGGCGCCCGGAGAGGGAGCGGACTGAGACGGCGGCGGAGGAGATGCCGATGAGGCGCCGGAGCGACATGGCGGTGGCGTCGGCACAGAGCTCGGTGTGGTCCGTCCGTCGTCGGACTGGTGGATGTTTGTGTACTGTAGCAGTCTCCTCCTTTGACGGTTGGTATGTGGCTACTGTGGACGGCAGCAGGTCTGCCTGACAAAGGCCAAAAGCAAAAGGTTTGCGTGCTCAACTGCTCACAGACTACAAGCAAATTTGAtgtttaaagaaaaagaaaatcctccctagttttgaatttgaaaacacagaCTACAAACAAACAACTAGTGCAAGCTTAGAAAATACAGACTACAAACGAACTCCTAAAATCAAACTCTCCATGTCATACTGGGTCTATTTATTTGTGTGCTCTCCCGGATTCTCAAATCTTGCTCTCCAAACTattccctccgtttcaaaatagatgactcaactttgtattacttaatacaaagttgagtcatctattttggaacggagggattATATGGTAAATACCTAGGCTATGTTTGGTAACCCTCCACTCCTCTACCACGGAGCGGAGCGCGCGGAGCATCGTTTTAGCCGCTCCATAAATTACAACTAGATGTCACTCCGCTTCGGAACGGAGTTGCAGAGCCGGAGGGAGTCCGAACAGGCTCCTAGTGTGTTCCCGCGAAAATTTATAGCATTAAATTTATCAAGAATAAAGTTAGATATGTATTGTATTAAAAAATAGTAGTTGCGCATTATAGTCTCCTGGCCTTCTCACTTCCGTGAAATGATTTGTtgctaaaaataaaaaataaaaagtaTTGATGATGCCAAGAGTTTACATGTTCCACAAAAATAGTTAGTCGGTTACAACTATTTAAGAATAGATGACATTTGTTTAGCTACCAAACATATCTCTCTCCTTGAAGAAAACATAATCAAAACATCAACGATAAATCCTACTCAAATGTCGTTGTCGATTTTTTTCCTGCTCCCACTCTCAAATACAGTTGTTAGAGGAAAAAAATATCAATCACAGTCGCTAGAGGATTACCTGACACAAGGTCGGGATGTGTTTCGTTGGGACCTCACTACATTTGGGTCATTCATAGTCGACTCTTTGTACCGTGCGCTCATGCATTCAGAGGTCCCGATGAATAAGAATAAGAAAATTTAGAAGTCAAAGATTCCACTAAAAATTAATGTTTTCATGTGGTATCTTCAAAGGGGAGTTTTGCTAATCAAAGACAACTCCCCACGTCGCAACTGATTAAGAAGTAAGAAGTGTAGCTTTTGTACTCATGACGAGACAATCAAACGCCTGGTTTTCCTATGCACGTTCTACATCGTTAGTCATCCAAATAGCGTCAAATCTGTACCTGCCCACAAGTCTTGCCAATATTCTTGGTCATTGGTTGGACGGTATATATctcaaataggtttaaaacacTAATAAGCGTGGGTGTGTATGCCCTTCTATGATCGCTTTGGCTTTGTAGAAATGTTTTGGTTTTTAATGACATAAATTGTTCTCCTTTGTAGGTTATTTTTCATTTTACGCACCACTACATACGTGGTCTACGCTAACGAGCAGAgtacctgttggggaacgtagtaattcaaaaaaaatcctacgatcacccaagatctatctaggagatacatagcaacgagacgggagagtgtggccacgtaccctcgtagacccaAAGTGGAAGCATTATgtcaacgtggttgatgtagtcgaacgtcttcatgatccaaccgatccaagtaccgaacgtacggcacctccgtgttcagcacacgttcagcaagatgatgtccctcgagctcttgatccagtagagggtcgagggagagttccgtcagcacgacggcgtggcgacggtgttggtgatgtgatctgcgcagagcttcgcctaagcactacgacgctatgaccggaggagtaaaccgtggagtggagcaccgcacacggctaagacaaatcttggtgtgcctttggggtgccccccgcccccgtatataaagaggggaggaggaggccggcggcctaggaggggtgcgccaaggggggagtcctacttggactcctagtccaagtaggattccccccccccccccacctttTCCTTCCaatggagggggaaagagggaaggagaggagaggaggagggaaaggggggccgcgccccctccccttcctattaggactccccttgggggggggctcccccttgtgggctgtcgcttcttc
This genomic window contains:
- the LOC109781913 gene encoding uncharacterized protein, translating into MLRLPDIGGSRRTLVFHHMGLLTQADAGLGNGPPDRFAVAELIFDGAAFERFLSDEGEWRTVMGVPRGPLLRRQMEVNQETVAFGGRLWWVDLTFGAMSVDPFGDWPETRFVELPSGSVLPARASTNDGDFRELEDKVMFKEEVAKHRRIGVSEGRLRYAEVSPHDPFLLSSFALDGDEGSGWTLEHQVALRQVLADGGYPWQENSTQAAPQIAVLDPLNANAIYLKVGEHVVVVDMHNGKVTGASPLEEEYLYLSLVPCVLPPWLGSSRIPTPGMQSRLPISLYASVLLELFCV